A portion of the Ferrimonas lipolytica genome contains these proteins:
- a CDS encoding DUF692 domain-containing protein — MATTTLPGIAATAISISVREQHLQQLLQRRPPLPFIEILADNYLSLRGPHYHALCQLAEHYPIVLHCVGLSIGSGGAAVSYLAKIKTMADEIDAIAISDHLSASELNGVNSHDLLPISYQQQFVEPLCASIGRVQDYFKRPFILENVSRYLSYPDDQLNEGVLLTQLVQKTGIGLLFDINNLFVTAHNLNLNSDQMLANLPLSAVSYYHLGGHQQQGQLLLDNHGSKIAEPVWQLYQQVLTLIGPKPTIIEWDNNIPPLEALFDEANKAHQLMYTAATRAAL, encoded by the coding sequence ATGGCAACCACGACCCTGCCAGGTATCGCGGCCACAGCAATTAGCATTAGTGTCCGCGAGCAACACCTACAGCAGCTATTGCAGCGGCGTCCGCCGCTGCCCTTTATTGAGATACTGGCGGACAATTATCTCTCCCTCCGTGGCCCTCACTATCACGCGCTTTGTCAACTGGCGGAGCATTACCCCATCGTTTTACACTGCGTTGGTCTTTCAATCGGCTCTGGCGGCGCTGCCGTAAGCTATTTGGCCAAGATCAAAACCATGGCCGATGAGATCGATGCCATCGCCATCTCCGATCACCTCAGTGCCAGTGAACTGAACGGGGTAAACAGTCATGATCTGCTTCCTATCAGCTACCAACAGCAATTTGTTGAGCCGCTGTGCGCTAGCATTGGACGAGTTCAGGATTACTTTAAACGCCCGTTTATACTGGAAAATGTATCCCGTTACCTCAGTTACCCAGATGATCAACTCAATGAGGGTGTGCTACTGACACAACTGGTACAAAAAACTGGGATCGGCTTGCTATTCGATATTAACAATCTGTTTGTTACTGCCCACAACTTGAATCTCAATAGCGACCAAATGCTGGCAAATCTGCCGCTGTCTGCCGTAAGTTATTACCACCTTGGAGGGCACCAACAGCAAGGACAACTATTACTCGATAACCATGGCAGTAAAATCGCCGAGCCAGTGTGGCAACTGTATCAACAGGTTTTAACGTTGATTGGGCCAAAGCCCACAATTATCGAATGGGATAATAATATCCCTCCCCTCGAGGCTCTGTTTGATGAAGCAAACAAAGCACATCAGCTGATGTATACCGCTGCAACGAGAGCTGCATTATGA
- the pilV gene encoding type IV pilus modification protein PilV — translation MSQQLAIAAKQQGFTLIELLIAVLVVSIALLGFARLQVSSLQNAREARFSQTAYSAMLDLSERIRSEPRAAIDGEFNFTNLTTGTAPVAVDCLSTTVSCSRAQFALYELQEWFNYNSTSVPQLRFAVTQTPLQPNIFDISITWDAALTGVGVDTCNSDGQSHQCVGMQLWIR, via the coding sequence ATGTCGCAGCAGCTAGCCATTGCAGCTAAACAACAAGGGTTTACTCTGATCGAATTGCTGATTGCCGTATTGGTGGTGTCTATCGCCCTGCTCGGATTTGCGCGCCTGCAGGTGTCATCGCTGCAAAATGCTCGGGAGGCGCGGTTTAGCCAAACGGCTTACAGCGCGATGCTCGACCTAAGTGAACGGATCCGTTCTGAACCTCGAGCGGCTATCGATGGTGAATTCAACTTCACCAATCTAACCACTGGCACAGCTCCCGTTGCTGTCGATTGTTTATCGACCACCGTCAGCTGTTCACGCGCGCAATTTGCACTGTACGAGTTGCAAGAGTGGTTTAACTACAACAGCACCTCAGTGCCACAGCTGCGCTTTGCGGTTACACAAACACCATTGCAACCAAACATTTTCGATATTTCGATAACTTGGGATGCGGCACTAACGGGAGTCGGGGTCGATACGTGCAACAGTGATGGCCAAAGTCATCAATGCGTAGGGATGCAATTATGGATTCGATAA
- a CDS encoding bL21 family ribosomal protein — MNSDPDKMLKQHQQLIHSENQKVSSHTQRENGDWFVNTLMIEGHSVPFKYKRKKQYRSLQGARINLTYYVSTENVAGFEIEVMNVVRIKRS, encoded by the coding sequence ATGAACTCAGATCCCGACAAAATGCTCAAGCAACACCAACAACTGATCCACAGCGAAAACCAAAAAGTCAGCTCGCATACGCAGCGTGAAAATGGGGACTGGTTCGTCAATACATTGATGATTGAAGGCCACTCGGTGCCATTCAAATACAAGCGTAAAAAACAGTATCGCAGTCTGCAGGGCGCCCGCATCAACTTGACCTATTATGTCAGCACTGAAAACGTCGCTGGGTTTGAAATTGAAGTGATGAATGTAGTACGGATAAAACGCAGTTAA
- the galU gene encoding UTP--glucose-1-phosphate uridylyltransferase GalU, whose amino-acid sequence MSLTKVVIPVAGLGTRMLPATKAIPKEMLPVVDKPLIQYIVEECAAAGFTEIVLVTHSSKNAIENHFDTSFELEATLEKRIKRQLLEEVQAITPKGVTVMHVRQGVAKGLGHAVLCAKPMIGNQPFAVVLPDVLIDNAVCDLSRDNLAKMRQRFIETHTSQVMVEPVPMEIVHKYGVADCDGEVLQAGESKPMSRVVEKPARKQAPSNLAVVGRYILSDEIWALLERTPAGAGDEIQLTDAIAMLMEQEVVEAFHLSGKSHDCGDKLGYMKANLEYALRHPELAEGLQAHIAELTK is encoded by the coding sequence ATGAGCCTAACCAAAGTAGTGATCCCAGTAGCTGGTCTTGGCACCCGCATGTTACCTGCCACTAAGGCGATCCCTAAAGAGATGTTACCGGTAGTCGATAAGCCGCTAATCCAATACATCGTCGAAGAGTGTGCAGCTGCAGGTTTCACCGAGATTGTTTTGGTCACTCACTCATCCAAAAACGCCATCGAAAACCATTTCGACACTTCGTTTGAATTGGAAGCCACCCTCGAGAAACGTATTAAGCGCCAATTGCTTGAAGAGGTTCAAGCGATTACCCCTAAAGGCGTTACCGTTATGCACGTTCGTCAAGGCGTAGCAAAAGGGCTTGGCCATGCGGTGCTTTGTGCTAAGCCGATGATCGGAAATCAACCATTTGCGGTTGTACTGCCTGATGTACTTATCGATAACGCCGTCTGCGATCTAAGCCGCGACAACTTGGCAAAAATGCGTCAACGCTTCATCGAAACCCACACCTCACAGGTAATGGTTGAGCCAGTACCAATGGAGATCGTACATAAATATGGTGTGGCCGACTGTGATGGCGAAGTACTACAGGCCGGTGAATCGAAGCCGATGAGCCGAGTAGTTGAAAAGCCAGCTCGTAAGCAAGCTCCTTCCAACCTTGCTGTGGTCGGCCGCTACATCCTTTCCGACGAAATCTGGGCATTATTGGAACGAACCCCTGCTGGCGCTGGAGATGAGATCCAACTTACCGACGCCATTGCTATGTTGATGGAGCAAGAGGTTGTTGAAGCCTTCCACCTGTCCGGTAAGTCTCACGATTGTGGCGATAAGCTTGGCTACATGAAAGCTAACCTAGAGTATGCTCTGCGCCACCCTGAGCTGGCCGAAGGTTTACAAGCTCACATAGCTGAACTTACTAAATAA
- the rbsA gene encoding ribose ABC transporter ATP-binding protein RbsA, with protein sequence MIPVLSLAGIDKSFPGVKALDAAQINIYPGQVMALMGENGAGKSTMMKVMTGIYQPDAGQLTLNGKPVSFAGPRQSQAAGISIIHQELNLIDELSIAENIFLGREPRKFAGLIDWKQMFADADALLARLNVQRNSREKMGSLPLGEQQMVEIAKALSFDSNIIVMDEPTDALTDRETDSLFAVIRELRRQNVGVVYISHRLQEIFEICDRVTVMRDGKFIAESAIEDLDEAKLIEQMVGRKLSDLYPRIEHQHGQVSLAVHQLCGNGVSDISFNLHEGEILGFNGLMGAGRSELMRVLFGDAKRQSGQVSLYGQSIDCCHPSQGIAAGIAYISEDRKGDGLVLGMSVKQNMSISSLAALSKNGIIDAKDELAQANYFKDAFNVKTPSLEQPIGKLSGGNQQKAAIAKGLMAKPKVLILDEPTRGVDVGAKKEIYQLINQFKQEGMSIILISSDMPEVMGMSDRILVMSNGRINGEFDARDVTQKQLLAAAIGNH encoded by the coding sequence ATGATCCCAGTACTCAGCTTAGCTGGCATCGATAAATCCTTCCCCGGGGTGAAAGCCCTCGATGCTGCTCAAATCAATATCTATCCAGGTCAAGTGATGGCACTGATGGGGGAAAATGGTGCTGGTAAATCGACCATGATGAAGGTCATGACCGGCATCTACCAACCTGATGCGGGCCAGTTAACCCTTAATGGTAAGCCAGTCAGCTTCGCCGGCCCGCGTCAATCTCAAGCAGCTGGGATCAGCATCATTCACCAAGAACTCAATCTGATTGATGAGCTGTCGATTGCTGAAAATATCTTCCTCGGTCGTGAACCACGAAAATTTGCTGGCCTAATCGATTGGAAGCAGATGTTCGCTGACGCCGATGCATTGCTAGCGCGGCTTAATGTGCAGCGAAACAGCCGCGAAAAGATGGGATCGCTGCCGCTGGGCGAACAACAGATGGTAGAGATCGCCAAGGCACTTTCGTTTGATTCCAATATCATCGTTATGGATGAACCAACCGATGCCCTGACCGATCGTGAAACTGATAGTTTGTTTGCGGTTATTCGAGAGTTGCGGAGACAGAACGTTGGGGTGGTGTATATCTCTCACCGCTTGCAAGAAATTTTCGAGATCTGCGATCGCGTTACGGTAATGCGCGATGGCAAATTTATTGCTGAATCCGCTATCGAAGACCTAGACGAAGCGAAACTCATCGAACAGATGGTTGGTCGTAAGCTGTCTGATCTGTACCCACGCATCGAGCATCAGCACGGTCAGGTATCGCTAGCGGTTCATCAGCTTTGCGGCAATGGCGTTAGTGACATCAGCTTTAATCTGCACGAAGGCGAAATCTTGGGGTTCAACGGCCTAATGGGAGCAGGCCGCTCCGAGTTGATGCGAGTGCTGTTTGGTGATGCCAAGCGCCAATCTGGTCAAGTTAGCTTGTATGGACAAAGCATTGATTGCTGCCACCCAAGCCAGGGTATTGCCGCTGGAATAGCCTATATCAGTGAAGACCGCAAAGGTGATGGGCTAGTACTGGGCATGTCAGTTAAACAGAACATGAGTATCAGCTCGCTGGCGGCACTTAGTAAAAACGGGATAATCGATGCCAAAGATGAGTTGGCACAAGCCAACTACTTCAAAGACGCGTTCAACGTAAAAACCCCGAGTTTAGAGCAACCGATTGGCAAACTTTCCGGCGGCAACCAGCAAAAAGCGGCGATTGCCAAAGGGCTGATGGCCAAACCGAAGGTGTTGATCCTCGATGAGCCGACTCGCGGTGTCGATGTTGGCGCTAAGAAAGAGATCTACCAACTGATAAACCAATTTAAACAAGAGGGGATGAGCATCATCTTGATCTCCTCTGATATGCCCGAAGTAATGGGTATGAGTGACCGCATTCTGGTGATGAGCAATGGCCGTATCAACGGTGAGTTTGATGCCAGAGACGTAACCCAAAAGCAGCTTCTTGCTGCGGCCATCGGCAACCATTAA
- the yeiP gene encoding elongation factor P-like protein YeiP has translation MPKASEIKKNAAIEHNGKVLFVKEINKLTPSGRAGASLYRMRCYDVATGLKVDESFKADEMISLADVRRHDVMFSYVDGDEYVFMNNEDYTPYNFNKEAIAEELQFITEETQGVQVVTVDDAPVAIELPATVELVIEETDPSIKGASASARTKPAVMTTGLTVQVPEYIASGEKVKVSTSEVKFQGRADSK, from the coding sequence ATGCCAAAGGCCAGTGAAATCAAAAAAAATGCCGCCATTGAACACAACGGTAAGGTTCTGTTCGTTAAAGAGATCAATAAGCTGACCCCAAGTGGCCGCGCTGGTGCAAGCTTATACCGCATGCGTTGTTATGACGTAGCAACTGGCCTTAAAGTGGATGAGAGCTTTAAAGCCGACGAGATGATCAGTCTAGCTGACGTACGTCGTCATGACGTAATGTTCTCTTACGTTGATGGAGATGAGTATGTCTTTATGAACAATGAAGATTACACCCCATACAACTTCAACAAAGAAGCCATCGCCGAAGAGTTGCAGTTCATTACTGAAGAGACTCAAGGGGTGCAAGTGGTTACCGTTGATGATGCGCCGGTAGCAATTGAACTGCCAGCGACGGTGGAACTGGTGATTGAAGAGACTGACCCGTCGATCAAAGGTGCTTCTGCCAGTGCCCGTACCAAGCCAGCCGTTATGACCACCGGCTTGACGGTGCAGGTGCCTGAATACATCGCTTCTGGTGAGAAAGTAAAAGTCAGCACCTCTGAAGTAAAATTCCAAGGCCGTGCTGACTCAAAGTAA
- the rbsC gene encoding ribose ABC transporter permease, with translation MTTSVSNASSNGGKAVAWLKQQKALIALLALIAVVSLLNDQFFTQGNLMNILRQTSVNAIIAVGMTLVILTAGIDLSVGAVLALTGALGATMVAAELPLIVSIPATVMIGAAFGAMNGALISKGKVQAFIATLVTMTAIRGLTMVYTEGRPISTGFTDTADRFAEIGTGWVAGVPVPVWLMLITFVLAWVLLTHTRLGRYIYAIGGNESAARLSGINVDRVKMAVYGIAGATSALAGLIVTSRLSSAQPTAGTSYELDAIAAVVVGGASLAGGRGFIWGTLVGALIIGFLNNALNLLDVSSYYQMIAKAAVILLAVLADRKSHQ, from the coding sequence ATGACAACCTCCGTATCCAATGCATCAAGCAATGGCGGCAAAGCCGTGGCGTGGCTGAAGCAACAAAAAGCACTGATTGCCCTATTGGCACTGATTGCAGTGGTATCACTGTTAAATGATCAGTTTTTCACTCAGGGCAACCTGATGAACATCCTTCGCCAGACCTCGGTTAATGCCATCATTGCGGTAGGCATGACCCTCGTTATTCTTACTGCAGGTATCGATCTCTCTGTTGGTGCGGTTTTGGCACTAACCGGTGCCTTAGGAGCAACGATGGTGGCGGCAGAGCTACCATTGATAGTTAGCATTCCAGCAACCGTAATGATAGGTGCGGCCTTTGGTGCTATGAACGGCGCCTTGATATCGAAAGGTAAGGTGCAGGCATTTATTGCCACCTTGGTAACCATGACTGCAATTCGCGGCCTGACCATGGTTTACACCGAAGGTCGGCCAATCTCTACTGGCTTTACCGATACTGCTGATCGTTTTGCTGAGATTGGTACTGGCTGGGTTGCTGGCGTGCCTGTACCGGTGTGGCTGATGCTGATTACCTTTGTGTTGGCGTGGGTGTTACTCACTCATACTCGTCTAGGCCGATACATCTATGCCATTGGTGGTAACGAATCCGCCGCTCGTCTGTCCGGCATCAACGTCGACCGAGTGAAAATGGCGGTATATGGCATCGCTGGTGCTACTTCGGCATTGGCTGGGTTGATTGTTACCTCGCGTTTATCTTCGGCGCAACCAACGGCGGGTACCTCTTACGAACTGGATGCGATCGCTGCGGTTGTGGTTGGCGGTGCCAGCTTAGCCGGTGGCCGAGGCTTTATTTGGGGCACCTTGGTTGGCGCCTTGATTATTGGCTTCTTGAATAACGCCCTCAATCTGTTGGACGTGTCCTCCTATTATCAAATGATTGCCAAAGCTGCTGTGATTTTACTGGCTGTGTTGGCTGATCGTAAATCACATCAATAA
- the rbsD gene encoding D-ribose pyranase, which produces MRKAALLNSDLARVIALSGHTDEITIGDAGLPIAARCERIDLALTHGVPSFIDTLTIVATELQIEAVVLATEIKTNSGEFHQLLLNTLATLGDAQGQAIAVSYVSHEQFKLQSQNSRAVVRTGECTPYANIILQAGVAFK; this is translated from the coding sequence ATGAGAAAAGCGGCTCTGCTCAATAGTGACTTAGCACGTGTTATCGCACTATCTGGTCATACTGACGAGATCACCATCGGTGATGCGGGTTTACCGATTGCTGCACGTTGTGAACGCATTGACTTGGCATTAACTCACGGAGTGCCAAGCTTTATCGATACGCTAACTATTGTCGCCACTGAGCTGCAAATTGAAGCGGTAGTTTTAGCCACTGAGATTAAGACCAATAGCGGCGAATTTCATCAACTGTTGCTAAACACCTTAGCTACACTCGGTGATGCTCAGGGGCAAGCTATTGCCGTTAGCTATGTGAGTCATGAGCAATTTAAGCTGCAGAGTCAAAACAGCCGAGCAGTGGTGCGTACCGGTGAGTGTACCCCTTACGCCAATATCATTTTGCAAGCGGGAGTTGCGTTCAAATGA
- the rbsK gene encoding ribokinase has protein sequence MAKLTVLGSINVDHLMQVAAAPKAGQTLTAKNYQVVAGGKGANQAVAAAKLGAEVAMIGCIGSDAIGTQMKAEFTQVGIDTSGITAVAGEATGLAMIYVEDSGENRIGIWPGANGALSEEVLVHHRDQVTATDLLLMQLETPIETLVTAAALAKQAGTTVVLNPAPAQALPKALLQNVDIITPNETEAEQLTGVTINNMDDADRAAKALHDQFGIELVLITLGKRGVWLSNQGQGKQISGFSVNAVDTTAAGDTFNGGFVTALLEGKSLSDAVRFGQAAAALSVTRLGAQSSIPTRAETLVMMES, from the coding sequence ATGGCTAAGTTAACCGTTCTAGGCAGTATTAACGTAGACCACCTGATGCAGGTTGCCGCTGCCCCTAAAGCTGGGCAAACTCTAACCGCCAAAAACTATCAAGTGGTTGCTGGCGGCAAAGGCGCCAACCAAGCGGTAGCCGCCGCCAAGTTGGGGGCAGAGGTTGCTATGATTGGCTGCATCGGTAGTGACGCTATCGGTACGCAGATGAAGGCTGAATTTACGCAAGTGGGTATCGATACCAGTGGCATAACTGCTGTTGCCGGTGAGGCCACGGGCTTGGCGATGATCTACGTTGAAGACAGCGGTGAAAACCGGATTGGCATATGGCCAGGTGCCAACGGTGCCTTGTCCGAAGAGGTTCTAGTACATCATCGTGACCAAGTAACCGCTACCGATCTGCTGTTGATGCAGTTAGAAACCCCAATTGAGACACTGGTTACGGCGGCTGCTTTAGCCAAGCAAGCGGGAACAACGGTGGTACTTAACCCTGCACCAGCGCAAGCATTGCCTAAGGCATTGCTGCAAAATGTTGACATCATTACCCCCAATGAAACCGAAGCGGAACAACTTACTGGCGTTACCATCAATAACATGGACGATGCCGACCGTGCCGCCAAAGCGCTGCATGACCAGTTTGGTATCGAATTAGTATTGATTACCCTTGGTAAGCGAGGAGTGTGGTTATCGAACCAAGGACAGGGCAAGCAGATCAGCGGATTTAGCGTTAATGCGGTTGATACTACAGCAGCAGGAGACACCTTTAATGGTGGTTTCGTCACTGCTTTACTGGAAGGCAAGTCGTTATCTGATGCCGTTCGTTTTGGCCAAGCGGCAGCGGCGCTGTCGGTAACTCGCTTAGGCGCGCAAAGCTCAATCCCAACTCGCGCTGAAACCTTAGTAATGATGGAATCATAA
- a CDS encoding putative DNA-binding domain-containing protein, whose amino-acid sequence MNQQPPQPFPLPARLASRDPLQYFNQPSDSNNQASSLEQALAIYHNNRKGVQIQALLKTFPCAVYLLSESLFATIAMQFIEQRPVAKSLEQVGVGFCRWLALQPQAKPILQDYPFIVALINWECAWHQAYFAPRWNPVCPEQCLQQLSDISSAKLSLPWQLNQGVSVVTSYYAIDEIWSTIRRLLNGKQTQLDIAKQDKQLWLISPTKDSIAVIPIVHQQLSQLQLSRKPWLSRLQPLSADFVAQAIAQQWLVNDYS is encoded by the coding sequence ATGAATCAACAACCACCTCAACCTTTTCCCTTACCTGCAAGGTTGGCTAGCCGAGACCCTCTGCAATACTTTAACCAACCAAGCGACTCTAACAACCAAGCGAGCTCTCTCGAACAAGCGCTAGCCATCTACCATAACAACCGTAAAGGAGTGCAGATCCAGGCGCTGCTAAAAACCTTCCCTTGTGCGGTTTACTTACTGTCTGAATCGCTCTTTGCCACCATCGCAATGCAATTTATCGAGCAACGACCAGTAGCGAAGTCGTTAGAACAAGTGGGCGTTGGATTTTGCCGCTGGCTAGCCCTGCAGCCTCAAGCTAAACCCATACTGCAGGACTACCCGTTTATCGTGGCACTGATTAATTGGGAGTGCGCCTGGCACCAAGCGTACTTTGCTCCAAGGTGGAATCCGGTTTGTCCTGAGCAGTGCCTACAGCAGTTGTCCGACATATCGTCTGCCAAGCTGTCGCTGCCATGGCAATTGAATCAAGGCGTGTCAGTCGTCACCAGTTATTATGCTATTGACGAGATATGGAGCACCATTAGACGTCTGCTCAATGGCAAACAAACACAGTTAGATATAGCTAAGCAAGATAAACAATTGTGGTTAATTAGCCCGACCAAAGACTCAATTGCCGTTATCCCAATAGTTCACCAGCAATTATCGCAGTTGCAGTTATCACGAAAACCGTGGCTTTCGAGGTTACAGCCATTGTCAGCAGACTTTGTGGCGCAGGCGATAGCACAACAGTGGCTCGTTAACGATTATTCGTAA
- the rbsB gene encoding ribose ABC transporter substrate-binding protein RbsB — protein sequence MKTLIRTAAAVALTAVMATPAMAKDTVALVVSTLNNPFFVTMKEGAEKKAAELNVDLIVLDSQNDPARELANIEDLTVRQVSAIMLNPTDSDAASNAARMVNRAGIPLLTLDRGVTRGKVASHIASDNVAGGKLAGDFIAQKLGKGAQVGQLEGVAGTSAARDRGEGFTQAVSANGFNLRSSQPADFDRTKGLNVAENMLASNPKLQAIFAQNDEMALGALRAARGAGKEVLIVGFDGTEEGIAAVNRGLLAATVAQQPALIGSMGVDAAVKVINGQAVDAVQPVPLQIISK from the coding sequence ATGAAAACTCTGATCCGTACCGCTGCAGCCGTTGCCCTTACCGCTGTTATGGCCACACCAGCAATGGCAAAAGATACCGTTGCTTTGGTTGTTTCTACCTTAAACAACCCATTCTTTGTCACCATGAAAGAGGGGGCAGAGAAGAAGGCTGCGGAGCTTAACGTTGACCTTATCGTCCTCGACTCGCAAAACGATCCAGCCCGTGAACTGGCAAACATCGAAGATTTAACCGTACGTCAGGTAAGCGCTATTATGCTTAATCCAACCGACTCCGACGCTGCTTCTAATGCTGCTCGTATGGTTAACCGCGCTGGTATTCCACTGTTAACCTTGGACCGAGGTGTTACCCGCGGCAAGGTGGCGAGCCACATCGCTTCAGACAACGTCGCTGGCGGTAAACTTGCAGGTGACTTCATCGCTCAAAAACTGGGTAAAGGCGCTCAAGTTGGGCAGCTAGAAGGCGTTGCTGGTACCTCTGCTGCTCGTGACCGTGGTGAAGGTTTTACACAAGCAGTGAGTGCTAATGGTTTTAATTTGCGCTCGTCACAACCGGCAGATTTTGACCGCACCAAAGGCTTGAACGTTGCTGAGAACATGTTGGCCTCTAACCCAAAGTTGCAGGCTATCTTTGCGCAGAACGATGAGATGGCTCTGGGTGCCTTGCGCGCGGCCCGTGGTGCCGGTAAAGAGGTATTGATTGTTGGCTTTGATGGTACCGAAGAGGGCATCGCCGCAGTTAACCGTGGCCTGTTGGCCGCTACTGTTGCTCAGCAACCAGCCTTGATTGGCTCTATGGGGGTTGATGCCGCAGTTAAGGTTATTAATGGCCAAGCGGTTGATGCGGTTCAACCGGTTCCATTGCAAATTATCTCTAAGTAA
- a CDS encoding substrate-binding domain-containing protein, whose translation MATIRDVAKLAGVSTTTVSHVLNDTRFVSEQAKAAVEAAVKQLNYVPNAVARSLKGGSSRVLGMLVTDSNNPFYADLIQWVDKVAYRHGYNLILCNTQGCAERASDYIDMLNQRRVDGMLVMSADARQVPMSAFGAMPLVLMDSGPAEVGCDRILDDSERGGYLATKYLLEQGHTHIGILAGPLNKKNSQNRLEGYRRAYAETNLEYASTWVQSGDFSYQGGYDAMAALLQQRGRVSAVFAGNDLMAMGAARAASEQGLRIPQDLSLVGYDDIPGAQYFNPPLTTIQQPVQQLAEQAIELLLKRIADPKRAGECAMLAPTLIERHSVAPLN comes from the coding sequence GTGGCGACTATTCGTGATGTAGCCAAGCTCGCTGGGGTATCTACCACAACTGTATCTCACGTGCTGAATGACACTAGGTTTGTTTCTGAACAAGCCAAAGCCGCAGTGGAAGCGGCAGTAAAACAACTCAACTATGTGCCAAACGCGGTTGCTCGTAGCCTTAAAGGCGGCAGCAGCCGAGTGCTGGGCATGTTGGTTACCGATTCAAATAATCCGTTTTACGCTGATCTGATCCAGTGGGTCGACAAGGTAGCTTATCGTCATGGTTACAATCTGATCTTATGCAATACTCAAGGTTGTGCTGAGCGGGCATCGGATTACATTGATATGCTTAATCAACGGCGTGTTGACGGTATGTTGGTGATGAGTGCTGACGCACGACAGGTGCCGATGTCGGCGTTTGGAGCGATGCCATTAGTGCTGATGGATTCCGGCCCAGCAGAGGTGGGCTGTGATCGTATCCTTGATGATTCTGAACGAGGTGGCTATTTAGCAACCAAGTACTTGCTGGAACAGGGCCACACCCACATCGGCATATTAGCGGGGCCCTTGAATAAAAAAAACAGCCAAAACCGTTTGGAAGGTTACCGCCGCGCCTATGCTGAAACCAATCTCGAGTATGCTTCGACTTGGGTGCAAAGTGGTGATTTTAGCTATCAAGGCGGCTACGACGCCATGGCCGCCTTACTGCAGCAACGGGGCCGAGTATCGGCAGTGTTTGCTGGTAATGATCTTATGGCGATGGGCGCGGCTCGGGCTGCTTCAGAGCAGGGCTTAAGGATTCCGCAGGATCTGTCTTTGGTCGGTTACGACGATATTCCTGGGGCACAATACTTTAATCCACCGTTAACGACCATCCAGCAACCGGTGCAACAATTAGCAGAGCAGGCGATTGAGCTGCTGCTAAAACGTATTGCCGATCCTAAGCGGGCGGGAGAGTGCGCAATGCTAGCGCCAACCCTGATAGAACGGCACTCGGTAGCACCATTAAACTAA
- a CDS encoding GspH/FimT family pseudopilin translates to MSKSPNAGYRSMGFTLVELMITIVIAMIILSITVPSFNQLIESSRVKTTQDLLTSAIQRAQQEAIRSGRSAYLCPSVDGTGCSSAWAADRGWLIFLDQDRDDNFTSSNDSIISVQTTIDAAEIEGSSVKLHFFPSGHVADVSGAAPSFSICSGSDNVDDRRFSINRVGRVDYVAAASHCS, encoded by the coding sequence ATGAGCAAGTCACCGAATGCCGGCTACCGTTCAATGGGCTTTACGCTGGTCGAGCTGATGATAACCATTGTGATAGCAATGATTATCCTCTCTATCACCGTTCCGTCGTTTAATCAGCTCATTGAAAGTAGTCGCGTAAAAACGACCCAAGATCTTCTAACCAGTGCCATTCAGCGCGCTCAACAAGAAGCGATTCGCAGTGGCCGCTCCGCCTATTTATGCCCTTCAGTTGATGGTACCGGCTGCAGCTCCGCCTGGGCGGCAGATCGTGGTTGGTTAATCTTTTTAGATCAAGATCGCGACGACAACTTCACTAGCAGCAATGATTCAATTATCTCTGTCCAAACCACTATTGATGCCGCCGAGATTGAAGGTTCTTCGGTAAAACTGCACTTTTTCCCCAGTGGCCATGTTGCCGATGTCAGTGGCGCTGCACCGAGCTTTAGCATATGCAGCGGCTCAGACAACGTCGATGACCGCCGCTTCAGCATCAATCGCGTTGGGAGGGTAGATTATGTCGCAGCAGCTAGCCATTGCAGCTAA